From a single Equus asinus isolate D_3611 breed Donkey chromosome 2, EquAss-T2T_v2, whole genome shotgun sequence genomic region:
- the LOC139044544 gene encoding granzyme B(G,H)-like, with product MAFVQFLVEEAKDSCGGVLVQQDFVLTAAHCWGSSIKVTLGAHNIQKQERTQQVIPVKEAIPHPDYNSKNFANDIMLLRLERRAKLTEAVWPLNLPRGTAQVRPGEVCRVAGWGRVALNGRASDTLQEVELTVQQDQECESYLQKYNSTTQLCVGDPKEKKSSFKGDSGGPLVCKNVIQGIVSYGRIGGIPPQAFTKVSSFLPWIKKTMKGRALWRSG from the exons ATGGCATTCGTTCAATTTCTGGTTGAAGAGGCAAAGGACAGTTGTGGCGGTGTCCTCGTGCAACAAGACTTTGTTCTAACGGCTGCTCACTGCTGGGGAAG CTCAATCAAGGTGACTCTGGGGGCCCACAACATCCAGAAGCAGGAGAGGACCCAGCAGGTCATCCCTGTGAAGGAAGCCATCCCCCACCCAGACTATAATTCTAAGAACTTCGCCAACGACATCATGTTACTAAGG CTGGAGAGAAGGGCCAAGCTTACCGAAGCTGTGTGGCCCCTCAACCTGCCCAGGGGCACAGCCCAGGTGAGGCCCGGAGAGGTGTGCCGTGTGGCTGGCTGGGGGAGAGTCGCCCTAAATGGCAGAGCGTCAGACACTCTGCAGGAGGTGGAGCTGACCGTGCAGCAGGACCAGGAGTGCGAATCCTACTTACAAAAGTACAACAGTACCACTCAGCTGTGTGTGGGGGACCCGAAGGAAAAGAAGTCTTCCTTTAAG GGGGACTCCGGGGGCCCTCTCGTGTGTAAGAACGTGATCCAGGGCATTGTCTCCTATGGACGAATAGGCGGGATTCCTCCACAGGCCTTCACCAAAGTCTCGAGTTTCCTGCCCTGGATAAAGAAAACCATGAAGGGGcgggccctgtggcggagtggctaa